From Streptomyces zhihengii, the proteins below share one genomic window:
- a CDS encoding DUF6807 domain-containing protein, with translation MTATTVLSCAGRPVAHYATAAVTERRCSPRPALHPVRTPAGVTVTELMPADHVHHLGAGVAVPDVAGHNFWGGRTFVRDQGPTELDNHGEQRHDGFKLHDRDGFVEELSWVADGRRLLREHRTVAVTALGESAWALDLTFSLTNTTGEEVSIGSPATNGRPGAGYGGFFWRAPKEATRARVFTADAEGEEAVHGRCADWLALAGEEWTLVFAGATARTREDPWFVRTAEYPGVGSSLAADDRLPVTAGGTVVRRIVTVVADGRLDRDGAAALVRKAVTA, from the coding sequence GTGACGGCGACGACGGTGCTGAGCTGCGCGGGGCGCCCGGTCGCCCACTACGCCACGGCCGCGGTGACCGAACGGCGCTGCTCCCCGCGGCCCGCCCTGCACCCGGTGCGCACCCCGGCGGGGGTCACGGTGACCGAGCTGATGCCCGCGGACCATGTGCACCACCTGGGCGCGGGAGTGGCCGTCCCCGATGTGGCGGGGCACAACTTCTGGGGCGGGCGCACCTTCGTCCGCGACCAGGGCCCCACCGAGCTCGACAACCACGGCGAGCAGCGGCACGACGGGTTCAAGCTGCACGACCGGGACGGCTTCGTCGAGGAGCTGAGCTGGGTCGCGGACGGGCGGCGGCTGCTGCGGGAGCACCGCACGGTCGCGGTCACCGCGCTGGGCGAATCGGCCTGGGCGCTGGACCTGACGTTCTCGCTGACGAACACCACCGGCGAGGAGGTGTCGATCGGCTCGCCCGCCACCAACGGGCGGCCGGGCGCCGGGTACGGCGGCTTCTTCTGGCGGGCGCCGAAGGAGGCGACACGGGCCCGGGTGTTCACCGCGGACGCCGAGGGCGAGGAGGCCGTGCACGGCCGGTGCGCCGACTGGCTGGCGCTGGCGGGCGAGGAGTGGACGCTGGTGTTCGCCGGGGCCACGGCGCGGACCCGGGAGGACCCCTGGTTCGTGCGCACCGCCGAGTACCCGGGTGTCGGGTCCTCGCTCGCCGCGGACGACCGGCTGCCGGTCACGGCGGGCGGGACGGTGGTGCGCCGGATCGTCACCGTCGTCGCCGACGGGCGCCTCGACCGCGACGGCGCCGCCGCCCTGGTGCGGAAGGCGGTGACGGCGTGA
- a CDS encoding glycoside hydrolase family 43 protein, with the protein MSADLGDGTYRNPVLAADWSDPDVVRVGDDYYLTASSFGRVPGLPLLHSTDLVNWTLVGHALHRLEPAAAFSVPRHDCGVWAPSIRHHDGRLWIFWGDPDHGIWQVNAPGVRGPWTQPHLVKAGRGLIDPCPLWDEESGEAYLVHAWAKSRSGIKNRLTGHRMRLDGTGLLDEGTTVVDADLIPGWFTLEGPKLYRHDGWFWILAPAGGVTNGWQGALRSKDFFGPYEERIVLEQGATDVNGPHQGGWVRTRFGEDWFLHFQERGAYGRLVHLQPMQWGEDGWPVLGDGGSPVLVHPKPDLPARPPSAPATDDDFPGGRFGRQWQWTANPGDGWTTAHGGDGLRLSCPRSADAGDLRRLPHVLTQRLPAVDAVAEVELTLDSEEPGARAGFAVLGDAYAWIGLERGADGVARLVHRFAEPTAETERDAAVARVAPAGRARLRIEVSAGARCRFSAAVQPGPADAGGGPAESEPAGIAFEPSGPVFAAMPWRWVGALFALFGVAPALPGQQGPGYAGTATFTTFRLRPAGR; encoded by the coding sequence ATCAGCGCGGACCTCGGGGACGGCACGTACCGCAATCCGGTGCTCGCGGCCGACTGGTCGGACCCGGACGTGGTGCGGGTCGGCGACGACTACTACCTGACCGCGTCCAGCTTCGGCCGGGTGCCGGGGCTGCCGCTGCTGCACTCCACCGACCTGGTCAACTGGACGCTGGTGGGGCACGCGCTGCACCGGCTGGAGCCCGCCGCCGCGTTCTCCGTGCCCCGGCACGACTGCGGGGTGTGGGCGCCGTCCATCCGGCACCACGACGGCCGCCTGTGGATCTTCTGGGGCGACCCGGACCACGGCATCTGGCAGGTCAACGCGCCCGGGGTGCGCGGCCCGTGGACACAGCCGCACCTGGTGAAGGCGGGACGCGGACTGATCGACCCGTGTCCGCTGTGGGACGAGGAGTCGGGCGAGGCGTATCTGGTGCACGCCTGGGCCAAGTCCCGCTCGGGGATCAAGAACCGGCTGACGGGGCACCGGATGCGGCTCGACGGCACCGGTCTCCTCGACGAGGGCACCACCGTCGTGGACGCCGACCTGATCCCGGGCTGGTTCACCCTGGAGGGCCCGAAGCTGTACCGGCACGACGGCTGGTTCTGGATCCTGGCCCCGGCCGGCGGTGTCACCAACGGCTGGCAGGGCGCGCTGCGTTCGAAGGACTTCTTCGGCCCCTACGAGGAGCGGATCGTCCTGGAGCAGGGTGCGACCGACGTCAACGGGCCGCACCAGGGCGGCTGGGTGCGCACCCGGTTCGGCGAGGACTGGTTCCTGCACTTCCAGGAGCGCGGTGCCTACGGCCGGCTGGTGCACCTCCAGCCGATGCAGTGGGGCGAGGACGGCTGGCCGGTGCTCGGGGACGGCGGGTCGCCGGTGCTGGTGCACCCCAAGCCGGACCTGCCCGCGCGCCCGCCGTCGGCGCCGGCGACCGACGACGACTTCCCCGGCGGGCGGTTCGGCCGCCAGTGGCAGTGGACGGCCAACCCGGGCGACGGCTGGACGACGGCCCACGGCGGCGACGGCCTGCGGCTGTCGTGCCCGCGCTCGGCGGACGCCGGCGACCTGCGGCGGCTGCCGCACGTGCTGACGCAGCGGCTGCCGGCCGTGGACGCGGTGGCCGAGGTCGAGCTGACGCTGGACAGCGAGGAGCCCGGCGCCCGGGCCGGGTTCGCCGTCCTCGGCGACGCGTACGCGTGGATCGGCCTGGAGCGCGGCGCCGACGGCGTGGCGCGGCTGGTGCACCGCTTCGCCGAGCCGACCGCGGAGACGGAACGGGACGCCGCCGTGGCGCGGGTCGCACCGGCGGGCCGGGCGCGGCTGCGGATCGAGGTGTCGGCGGGCGCCCGGTGCCGGTTCTCGGCCGCCGTGCAGCCCGGTCCGGCGGACGCCGGCGGCGGGCCGGCGGAGTCCGAGCCGGCCGGGATCGCGTTCGAGCCGTCCGGGCCGGTGTTCGCGGCGATGCCGTGGCGCTGGGTCGGCGCCCTGTTCGCCCTGTTCGGCGTGGCACCGGCGCTGCCGGGACAACAAGGTCCCGGTTACGCGGGGACGGCCACGTTCACCACCTTCCGACTGCGCCCCGCGGGGCGCTGA